A window of Acropora muricata isolate sample 2 chromosome 6, ASM3666990v1, whole genome shotgun sequence genomic DNA:
tgacgtgtgtatttagttcgttaactaccgtcttaattttactttgcattattttccttactcatatatatgtgttgtctgtaactgtgctcacattgtgggtggctcctcctgaaacgttctgcaattggtataggatttaatggagccgaaaccaattgtagaattgcacacattttaggcatcctactgatgatcagttgcaacacagatatatttttttagcaactactatcatttgcagtctgtccgctttgaattctcTCTTTACTATAGGCGCGTTTGACCAATGTGGTTTAAGGGCGCCTTGTCCCTTTTGGTCAACTTAAACGGAACTGGAGAATTACCCTTTCGATAGCGCAAAATCAATCAGTTAcgctccctgatgatgccgtagatcggggAAAGCTTGgattaaagttttcaaatatcAGTTCAAGGCTTCACTCGAATTTGATCAACAGAATCAATTTATCTCGACGCCACCACTGGACAACCTTAAACGTAAATCATTTATACATAATTTTGAAGTGAGTTCCTTGACGCTGCCAGTGTCACTGCTAAGGTTCTGCAGGCAACCAAAAGACACCCCTTGGAGAAACTATGATAATCTGAACTTAAATAAAGGCATTTTGGTGAACATTTAAATGCCAAACGCAGGTTTCTCGTAATCTGTGTTAATATTTCGTATCTGGTTTACATTATTGTCAACTTGTCAGTAAGCTTCAAGTATGTCTCATTAAATAAACCCGGGCAACACATTTAGTGGCTTCAAGACTCCAGAAATTTTCGCAATTCTGGCCAGTGATGGTAAATATGACAGACAAATGAATAAAGGAACGAAAACACAAACGGTATTATTACTTCCGAATTAGTGTTTATCAGTATACGGATTACGTATGTGCATTAGCTTACAAAGAACCACTATAATAAGAACGGGGTTTCAAGTTTGGAAACTCGCGTGTAGCTAAAATTTACACTGGGGTATCGAATTTGAACCAAGATAAACAAAGAGTATAGCagccccaccccccccccccccttcaggGACGTTATAATAATTGCTTTCTTCCGGAGCTTACACTAGAAACTTTTAATGATAAAGTTGAAAATGTCAAGAATCCATACTTCCTTTGACTACAATCGGGCAGGTGAAAGAGAGGTCCTGAGGAAGACTATTGCTAATGACTGACGTCTCGTCAAACTGAGCGGAAGTCAAGCTCCAACGATACCTTCCGCTGACGTCCATCAAAAGCGACAGTCTTTCTCAGGTGCCACAAGATTGGACTCCTTCAGTAAATCTACAACAGTCTCTTGCTATTTGTTAAGTGATTCAGAATTACGACGTCCAAAATCTTGATGCATCACGGTTTGCTGGTGTCTTCTATATTATATAGGACTAGAACGCCCACGTCGCGAAGATTCTCAATGTCTTAATTGCCGCTCCTTTCACAAAATTCTTTTTCAATGACGGACTCAGATGATGTTCGTGTTTATCTAGCCGTCACAAATACTTCGATCATCCTCTGAAGGCAAACGAAGATTTTGCAACGTTGGCTGTGTGTTGAGCCATCTGCGATGATGTCCATCGACACTAAGTGATCGAGATCGACCCTCATAGTGCAGCAGATGCTTTGACATGATATTTTTTTGCTTACCAGGCCCCTGAAACTCCTCCTCAACTTTTCCAAGAAATTCACCACCGCAAACTGTTGCGCGGCGTGATAATGGGCGATGCAACACGGAATGGCTGTCCCGGCTGAACGACGTTTTACTGGGGGCCGCTGGGAGATGAGCCGAGTTCAATGGTACCACAGAACTGCGGTCTTGGTGTTGTTCTTCTGCGCTTTGTGTCTGTTCCTGTTCCTCGACAAACTCAGCTGTGGCAATTTGTCGCCGGATATGGCGTGCTGCGGTCGGTAAATTAGCACCCACTGCCACAGGTTCTTCGAACCGCGATGTTGTGATCTTCAACATCTTAAAGACTTCCTTTCTGAATTGACGGTTGAGGACAAAGCAATAGAGCAATGGGTTTAGGAGAGAATTCAGTTGAAGAAGCAACTGCGACCAACGAAAATACGTGCTAGTGCGATAAAATGGAACAGACCTCCGGAGAATGAAGAGGACTGATGGAATAAAGGAGATTAACAATACCATAGTCAATATGGCCATGGCTCGGGCGATAGTGCTCTCAACCGCTTTGGCTTTTCTCAGTGCAGATATTTGTGAGACGTCGTTCTGTTTGCGGCTGCGCATGGCAGCATAGGCCGAAATATAACAATACACAATAAGGGCCAAGCAAAACAGAGTCTTACTGCCTGAAATGACGTGAAGGATGCTTACGAGGTTGTCGTTAATTTCATCCATTTGAGTAACAAACGCAGAGACGGTACCACACAAAGTCAAGAACCATGCAGAAAGGACTAAACACTTAACTCGGGGTCTGGTGATCAAGCTTTTGTAATTTGTCCAGAACTTAATCGCAACGTACCTCTCAAAAGCGATTACCGTCAGATGATAAAAGGACGAACTGGCGGCTCCGTACAGGACTACCAAGTTAACCGATGCCAGACGGCAAATTCCGAATACTCTGAGATCTTTCGCAAGAAGAATGCTGACTTCATAAATGAAATTTGTGGGCATGGAGACGGCACCTACCAAGAGATCCGCTACGGCCATGctagaaaacaaaatgtttgaGTTTTTATCTAATTCTCTTCGTTTGATGACAGCGAGTATGATCAAGAGGTTGAGAAATATAGTGAGAGGACAGGCAAAGGCTTTGATGAGGATCGAAGTATAAGATTCGACGGTTTCTGTTAAGATCCACGTGTAAGCTCCACAGACAAACACCGGGGACGCACTTCTCGAACTGAGCGAGGTTAAGTTGGTATCGTTGGAGTTCATCTTGATGTCGatcgatcaatcaatcaatcaatcattccGGCAATCAATCAGTGAGATGCGACGTGCTCAGATTAAGTTAATATTACATCTAACGTAAGACCTTCGTGCAACCACTTAGGTCTCACACACTTCTTACTTTCGTCGTCTCCTTCGAGACATTTCGATCTGTCAGACTTTTATGCTGTTACTGAACTCTTTCTGTTACAGCTGGGTCTTTATAACAACTAGCAGATTTACATATTTTTATAAGCAGCAGGTGCTGTAAAAAATAACGTTCCAAATAAACCTAAAGCGTTGGATCAATTAAAGCTATAGGATATGAAGACCACGGTCGTTGAAAAGTGCATGGGGCCCTCAGTACACAGATTGTTTGGATCAAAGCCGCAACAGAAAATCGGAAATTAACAGGATGTTTAAGAGCTCCTTAAAATAACCctattttgaaaaaataaaagaaaacaaaaaagctcGGCCGCATCAAAGTAGTCAGTTCGCAAGGTATGTGAATTTAGTGTCTAGATAAGGAAATAATTAAAACGCGcagtttcccttttttgtttttttaaagtgTGTCATATTTTCTATACTACAGCTGCGAACTCTGTGCCCCCTCCTCCCTCCCGAGGGGTTACTTCCATATCGACCGGGAGAGGATGCTTTTTGCATGATTTTTCTTTTAGACCCATAAAAGATTCCAAACTTGGCCTGGTCGATCAATGTTTTAAATCCTAAAAGATACCAATCAAAACGCATGAAAATTCTTCAGCGAAATCTCTCGCTAGGTAGGTAATAAGTAGGCGATATGCACAAGAAGAGTATAGACGCATCAATGAAActaatgaaaatttggtatcagacaAGTCGATAAGATAGTCAAATGTCCACTGTTAAAAGATAGCAAAGCTGACAGTTtcagcgtcagcccttcgtctgagcgaatGACGCTAACCGCGttggaaacgtcagcttcgtaacaTTTTAACGGTGCaaatggctgttattacagttatcagcggttttgacacacaaacgaggctaatgggtcatttcctattgtattgaccccttagcctcatttacatgcagctgtaaacaaaagaagttttgtctgtgggctcaactgtaatcACAGCtatttgatccttatcaacttgcttgctttcaaattttcatttttcgcTTCGCCATCTATACTTGGCAccacagcttctttagaaatcaaacctttcattcgtttaataaaacaaataagCACGAAATAATAAAACTAACTTCTCAGGGGCTAAAAGGGTCatgtttttgcatatttttgcgTGTTTACCCCTAAAAGATACCTTGAGCCATGGTTTGACCCCTgccaagtctttttttttttaatcggaGTACCTCCCGGGCTCTGTTCACACCACCTATTTTCCCACAGAGGCCTCAAGAGCTTTAACAATCTTGTCAAGGAGAATGTTGTTTTGAAATTCACATTTTCCAAACAatttcatcattatcatctaCCACTACTATCCAGCCGAACAATCCACAAGACGAGCTGGGGAAAACGGTAGATActaaaatggaaaattaaaattcgttGGTTGGGCACGCAAGGTTTCCTCTGCCTAAGATTTGGTAATTTCAAGTTACAGATTGCGGAGAAGGCGAGTAAAATACAGAAACATTAAGTAAAATACAGAAACATTAAAAGCGCTCGTGCATAGACATCGTTTTGTTCGTAAGTAATCGTCGCAGAGGACGTGTCTTAGGATATGATGGTGTTTGCCGAAAATTTTTGCCAAAATCCATCCATTTAACGATGAGATTATTAAGCAACGTCGGCTGCAGCACAGGGAAGAAGGGATTCGCAAAATCCTAGAGAAAAGCTTGCCAAATATTAGCCCTCACTTTTGTCAGGTGTAACCCAGTTCAGTCATTGTTGGTTTACCTACAGTAATTGTTTTCTGACCATTTCAACGCTCAAACTGACAAATACGCTTCCCTTGAAATTCACTTTTAAGGTcatatttttaatttcactttttttttaatagagaaAAGAACTAGACACAGACAGAAGCCGCCCAAAGAGAAACTAAACCTTCAACTGCATGTCTGTGttaattaaaatcatttttataCAATACCAATTGATTATAATGCGGCTTGCGGAGAATTTCTGGCGGATGAGTCGAAATGGAAAACTCGACTAGAATCGCAGCTGACACGAAT
This region includes:
- the LOC136920015 gene encoding melanocyte-stimulating hormone receptor-like, whose product is MNSNDTNLTSLSSRSASPVFVCGAYTWILTETVESYTSILIKAFACPLTIFLNLLIILAVIKRRELDKNSNILFSSMAVADLLVGAVSMPTNFIYEVSILLAKDLRVFGICRLASVNLVVLYGAASSSFYHLTVIAFERYVAIKFWTNYKSLITRPRVKCLVLSAWFLTLCGTVSAFVTQMDEINDNLVSILHVISGSKTLFCLALIVYCYISAYAAMRSRKQNDVSQISALRKAKAVESTIARAMAILTMVLLISFIPSVLFILRRSVPFYRTSTYFRWSQLLLQLNSLLNPLLYCFVLNRQFRKEVFKMLKITTSRFEEPVAVGANLPTAARHIRRQIATAEFVEEQEQTQSAEEQHQDRSSVVPLNSAHLPAAPSKTSFSRDSHSVLHRPLSRRATVCGGEFLGKVEEEFQGPGKQKNIMSKHLLHYEGRSRSLSVDGHHRRWLNTQPTLQNLRLPSEDDRSICDG